A region from the Halomarina litorea genome encodes:
- a CDS encoding heme-binding protein, producing MPEPPRTDEGWYVLHDFRTVNWAAWRAAPDERTERALEEGVEYLTAHEDPEEGWSAVFSILGHKADFMVLHLRPTTRELDVAERQFEQTTLADYTTQVSSYVSVTEASGYSESAREYFEEGETENTGLQNYIESRIYPDLPDAEHVCFYPMDKRRGEEVNWYDLPFDDRADFMSDHGDIGRDYAGKVKQIISGSVGLDDYEWGVTLFADDPTDVKDLLYEMRFDPSTSRFAEFGQFYFGRRFPPADLPALLAGDPVPTEDSRDEATTGDAGVAADLTGLGVSIDAPEGAHAVLVHSDADESEVREAVDGLRGNFEHYDSHVETSVESTDEGVVVVSVWTTGSAADTASGFLADLPGASETTVGALDGGTATSDATEEGDFDDEVRAELTDLDIYAGKPHGEDVYAMVLYSEADVDELRPRVEDLRDGFDRYDTHVGTAVYEGRATARAAVVSIWETQSAADTAGGFLGDLPGIVARAGEESGFGTMGMFYTVKPEHREEFVEKFDTVGTLLEDMVGHGETDLMVNVDDENDMFIASQWRSKEDAMGFFRSEVFRDTVQWGRDILADRPRHVFLA from the coding sequence ATGCCCGAACCACCGCGGACCGACGAGGGCTGGTACGTCCTCCACGACTTCCGGACCGTCAACTGGGCGGCGTGGCGGGCCGCCCCCGACGAGCGAACCGAGCGGGCGCTCGAAGAAGGGGTGGAGTACCTCACGGCCCACGAGGACCCCGAGGAGGGGTGGTCGGCCGTCTTCTCCATCCTCGGCCACAAGGCCGACTTCATGGTGTTGCACCTCCGCCCGACGACGCGCGAACTCGACGTGGCGGAGCGCCAGTTCGAGCAGACGACGCTCGCCGACTACACGACGCAGGTCTCCTCGTACGTCTCCGTGACGGAGGCGTCCGGCTACTCCGAGTCCGCCCGCGAATACTTCGAAGAGGGCGAGACGGAGAACACGGGCCTCCAGAACTACATCGAGTCGCGCATCTACCCCGACCTCCCCGACGCGGAGCACGTCTGTTTCTACCCGATGGACAAGCGCCGCGGCGAGGAGGTCAACTGGTACGACCTCCCGTTCGACGACCGCGCCGACTTCATGAGCGACCACGGCGACATCGGGCGGGACTACGCCGGGAAGGTCAAGCAGATCATCTCCGGGAGCGTCGGCCTCGACGACTACGAGTGGGGGGTGACGCTGTTTGCCGACGACCCGACCGACGTCAAGGACCTCCTCTACGAGATGCGCTTCGACCCCTCGACGTCCCGCTTCGCCGAGTTCGGCCAGTTCTACTTCGGGCGGCGCTTCCCGCCGGCCGACCTGCCCGCACTGCTCGCGGGCGACCCCGTCCCGACCGAGGACTCCCGGGACGAGGCGACCACGGGGGACGCCGGGGTCGCCGCTGACCTCACCGGTCTCGGCGTCTCCATCGACGCGCCGGAGGGCGCACACGCTGTGCTCGTGCACTCGGACGCCGACGAGAGCGAGGTCCGGGAGGCCGTCGACGGTCTCCGGGGGAACTTCGAGCACTACGACAGCCACGTCGAGACGAGCGTCGAGTCCACCGACGAGGGGGTCGTCGTCGTCTCCGTGTGGACGACCGGGAGCGCCGCCGACACCGCGAGCGGGTTCCTCGCGGACCTCCCCGGCGCGTCCGAGACGACGGTCGGTGCGCTCGACGGCGGGACCGCGACGAGCGACGCCACCGAGGAAGGCGACTTCGACGACGAGGTCCGCGCCGAACTGACCGACCTCGACATCTACGCGGGCAAGCCACACGGCGAGGACGTGTACGCGATGGTCCTCTACTCGGAGGCGGACGTAGACGAGTTGCGCCCGAGGGTCGAGGACCTCCGCGACGGCTTCGACCGCTACGACACGCACGTCGGGACGGCGGTGTATGAGGGGCGGGCGACCGCCCGCGCCGCCGTCGTGAGCATCTGGGAGACCCAGAGCGCCGCCGACACCGCGGGCGGGTTCCTCGGCGACCTGCCGGGCATCGTCGCGCGCGCGGGCGAGGAGAGCGGGTTCGGCACGATGGGGATGTTCTACACCGTCAAACCCGAGCACAGAGAGGAGTTCGTCGAGAAGTTCGACACCGTCGGGACGCTCCTCGAGGACATGGTGGGGCACGGGGAGACCGACCTGATGGTGAACGTCGACGACGAGAACGACATGTTCATCGCCAGCCAGTGGCGCTCGAAGGAGGACGCGATGGGCTTCTTCCGCTCTGAGGTCTTCCGCGACACCGTCCAGTGGGGTCGCGACATCCTCGCCGACCGGCCACGGCACGTCTTCCTCGCCTGA
- a CDS encoding formate/nitrite transporter family protein has protein sequence MTDPDYDTQRDYTAILENQVEEGLIAIRRPASGQFLSALSCGLDLGIGMFLLFAVHTAVAGVYASPTMEFITAGAYSVGFILVILGRLELFTEHTTLAVLPVLTGRASTADLARLWVVVLGANILGGILFAPVAVYAGPELGVVDAASFISIASTFVEMSPGGLFVGAVFAGWLMGLLSWILTSARDTISRLVVILLVTFTIGFLHLPHSIAGNIEVLSGALVSSSITYADWALFEVVTVAGNAVGGVVFVALFKYGHAVRSAEEPDVDISRGD, from the coding sequence ATGACCGACCCCGACTACGACACCCAGCGCGACTACACGGCCATCCTCGAAAATCAGGTCGAGGAGGGACTGATCGCCATCCGCCGACCCGCGAGCGGACAGTTCCTCTCGGCGCTCTCCTGTGGCCTCGACCTCGGTATCGGGATGTTCCTGCTCTTCGCCGTCCACACGGCCGTCGCCGGCGTCTACGCGAGCCCGACGATGGAGTTCATCACGGCGGGCGCCTACAGCGTCGGGTTCATCCTCGTCATCCTCGGGCGACTCGAACTGTTCACCGAACACACCACGCTCGCCGTCCTCCCGGTACTCACGGGGCGGGCGTCGACTGCCGACCTCGCCCGCCTCTGGGTGGTCGTCCTCGGCGCGAACATCCTCGGGGGAATCCTGTTCGCGCCCGTCGCCGTCTACGCCGGGCCGGAACTCGGCGTCGTCGACGCCGCGTCGTTCATCAGCATCGCGTCGACGTTCGTCGAGATGTCGCCCGGCGGCCTGTTCGTCGGCGCGGTGTTCGCCGGGTGGCTGATGGGCCTGCTGTCGTGGATTCTCACCTCCGCGCGCGACACCATCAGCCGCCTCGTCGTCATCCTCCTCGTCACGTTCACCATCGGCTTCCTCCACCTGCCCCACTCCATCGCGGGCAACATCGAGGTGCTCTCGGGCGCGCTCGTGAGTTCGTCCATCACGTACGCCGACTGGGCGCTGTTCGAGGTGGTCACCGTCGCCGGCAACGCCGTCGGGGGCGTCGTCTTCGTCGCCCTGTTCAAGTACGGCCACGCGGTCCGCTCGGCGGAGGAACCGGACGTGGACATCTCGCGGGGCGACTGA
- a CDS encoding site-2 protease family protein, producing the protein MVDTLWLVLSGVVLYTVMMMALRARGLLPDSVRVSGPITTIHTQRGKVFLDWLARPKRLWRAWGNFGIGIGIVVMFGVFFAVLFAGFSALTNPQPSAVTEPQNVLVIPGVNEFLPLSVAPEIIAGLLIGLVVHEGGHGLFCRVGDIKISSMGLALLAFIPIGAFVEPDEESRERANRGDQTRMFAAGVTNNFAVTIIAFALLFGPVIGSIGIAPGAGVGDVVGGSPAAEAGIDRGDRIVAAAGQNVSDSADLERVLRETEQSAVELTVAGGDGERTVTVERSLIMTRSTPSVVGDLNVSDPPRIQSVAGRDVSTTAGFYDALAATPVATVETDRGEFQLVGGAYYERLTPGGGLEAALSDAGYSTEGPVVVTRFDGERTVTVEEFQAVREETRPGQTVPVEVYVGGELRQVSVTLGESPTDEAGLVGISGPHVGTGGIDVDDVGVNTYPASYYRNVLGGSGGTIETFFQRVGAVLFLPLAGTVGQIPYNFAGFVDPVTNFYTVEGPLSFLGGGLFLLANLLFWTGWININLAFFNCIPAFPLDGGHILRTSTEAVVSRLPVPGGRRLTSAITTVTSVVMLVSVFLMVFAPQLLR; encoded by the coding sequence ATGGTCGACACGCTCTGGCTGGTCCTCTCGGGGGTCGTCCTCTACACGGTGATGATGATGGCCCTCCGCGCGCGGGGACTCCTGCCGGACTCCGTCCGCGTCTCCGGCCCCATCACCACCATACACACCCAGCGCGGGAAGGTGTTCCTCGACTGGCTGGCCCGCCCGAAGCGTCTGTGGCGGGCGTGGGGCAACTTCGGCATCGGCATCGGCATCGTGGTGATGTTCGGCGTCTTCTTCGCCGTCCTCTTCGCCGGGTTCAGCGCGCTCACCAACCCGCAACCGAGCGCCGTCACCGAACCGCAGAACGTCCTCGTCATCCCCGGCGTCAACGAGTTCCTCCCGCTGTCGGTCGCTCCCGAGATCATCGCGGGGCTGCTCATCGGTCTCGTCGTCCACGAGGGGGGCCACGGGCTGTTCTGCCGCGTCGGCGACATCAAGATCAGTTCGATGGGGCTCGCGCTCCTCGCGTTCATCCCCATCGGTGCGTTCGTCGAACCCGACGAGGAGAGCCGCGAACGGGCGAACCGGGGTGACCAGACCCGGATGTTCGCCGCGGGCGTCACCAACAACTTCGCGGTGACGATCATCGCCTTCGCCCTCCTGTTCGGCCCCGTCATCGGGAGCATCGGTATCGCCCCCGGCGCGGGCGTCGGCGACGTGGTCGGCGGGTCCCCGGCAGCCGAGGCGGGCATCGACCGCGGCGACCGCATCGTCGCCGCCGCCGGGCAGAACGTCTCCGACAGCGCCGACCTGGAGCGCGTCCTCCGCGAGACGGAGCAGTCCGCGGTCGAACTGACCGTCGCCGGAGGCGACGGCGAGCGGACCGTCACCGTCGAGCGTTCGCTCATCATGACCCGGTCGACGCCGAGCGTCGTCGGCGACCTGAACGTCAGCGACCCGCCGCGCATCCAGTCGGTCGCCGGCCGGGACGTCTCGACGACCGCCGGGTTCTACGACGCACTCGCCGCGACCCCCGTCGCCACCGTCGAGACCGACAGGGGGGAGTTCCAACTCGTCGGCGGGGCGTACTACGAGCGCCTGACGCCCGGCGGTGGCCTCGAGGCGGCGCTCTCCGACGCGGGCTACTCGACCGAGGGCCCCGTCGTCGTCACCCGGTTCGACGGCGAGCGGACGGTGACCGTCGAGGAGTTCCAGGCCGTCAGGGAGGAGACGCGGCCCGGTCAGACCGTCCCCGTCGAGGTGTACGTCGGCGGCGAACTCCGGCAGGTGTCGGTGACGCTCGGCGAGTCGCCGACCGACGAGGCCGGCCTCGTCGGCATCTCGGGGCCGCACGTCGGCACGGGCGGCATTGACGTCGACGACGTGGGCGTCAACACCTACCCGGCGTCCTACTACCGGAACGTCCTCGGCGGGTCGGGCGGGACCATCGAAACGTTCTTCCAGCGCGTCGGCGCGGTGCTGTTCCTTCCCCTCGCGGGGACCGTCGGGCAGATTCCCTACAACTTCGCGGGGTTCGTCGACCCGGTGACGAACTTCTACACCGTGGAGGGTCCGCTGTCGTTCCTCGGCGGCGGCCTGTTCCTGCTGGCGAACCTCCTGTTCTGGACCGGATGGATCAACATCAATCTCGCGTTCTTCAACTGCATCCCCGCGTTCCCCCTCGACGGCGGGCACATCCTGCGCACGTCGACCGAGGCCGTCGTCTCCCGGCTCCCGGTCCCGGGCGGCCGACGCCTGACGAGCGCCATCACGACGGTCACCAGCGTCGTCATGCTCGTGAGCGTCTTCCTGATGGTGTTCGCCCCGCAACTGCTGCGCTGA
- the lysS gene encoding lysine--tRNA ligase: MSADDPEVSDSTAPGAFDSDPLSADESGDGDGDGERHRAFWADTVADEIEARDPEDPIIVKGGVSPSGVPHIGHLNEIMRGYFVAEALRDRGHEVRQVFTADDRDPLRGVPRTLSTLDWEVVSLGDTENPGALGRNLGKPLTSVPDPFGCCDSFGDHQTHLLEKMAESMGVPIDVVSNTDLYEEGAFEAVTRELVEKRDLARDVLSEYQAKIDDDEAYVPFNPICENCGKITEDVRGVDVEAGTVDYVCSDIEAGNQVIEGCGHEGTATFREGKLPWRFEWPAQWAVLDVDFEPFGKDHAEGSWPSGEHIAREVLEREPPVPMVYEWFTYNGEALSSSSGHVITVDDVLSMLEVEVFRYFFTKAPKRARDFDVHRLDQLVDEFDRFERVYFGEESGSEQERALAERAYPMCVDEVREGQVRVPYTFAAVLGMTDDADLRTTMATRSGHLPEDAPDWAVADALARVEKARTWAVRTDNEYNYRLAEDLPEVDVTDEETAALDALADFVESESPDADALQEEIYEVARANGVEVGDFFTLGYRLFLDEEQGPRLGPFLAALDRTFVLRRLRREG; this comes from the coding sequence GTGAGCGCCGACGACCCCGAGGTGTCCGACTCGACGGCCCCCGGTGCCTTCGACAGCGACCCGCTCTCCGCCGACGAGTCGGGCGACGGGGACGGCGACGGCGAGCGACACCGCGCCTTCTGGGCGGACACCGTCGCCGACGAGATTGAGGCCCGCGACCCCGAGGACCCCATCATCGTCAAGGGCGGCGTCTCGCCGTCAGGCGTGCCCCACATCGGCCACCTCAACGAGATCATGCGCGGGTACTTCGTCGCCGAGGCGCTGCGCGACCGGGGACACGAGGTCCGGCAGGTGTTCACGGCCGACGACCGCGACCCCCTCCGTGGCGTCCCGCGGACGCTCTCGACGCTCGACTGGGAGGTCGTCTCGCTCGGCGACACCGAGAACCCGGGCGCCCTCGGGCGAAACCTCGGCAAGCCGCTGACGAGCGTCCCCGACCCCTTCGGCTGCTGTGACTCCTTCGGCGACCACCAGACGCACCTACTGGAGAAGATGGCGGAGTCGATGGGCGTCCCCATCGACGTGGTGTCGAACACGGACCTCTACGAGGAAGGGGCGTTCGAGGCCGTGACGCGCGAACTCGTCGAGAAGCGTGACCTCGCGCGCGACGTCCTCTCGGAGTATCAGGCGAAGATAGACGACGACGAGGCGTACGTCCCGTTCAACCCCATCTGTGAGAACTGCGGAAAGATCACCGAGGACGTGCGCGGGGTCGACGTCGAGGCGGGCACCGTCGACTACGTCTGTTCGGACATCGAGGCGGGCAATCAGGTCATCGAGGGCTGCGGCCACGAGGGGACGGCGACGTTTCGCGAGGGGAAGCTCCCGTGGCGCTTCGAGTGGCCCGCACAGTGGGCCGTCCTCGACGTGGACTTCGAACCGTTCGGCAAGGACCACGCCGAGGGGTCCTGGCCCAGCGGCGAGCACATCGCCCGCGAGGTGCTGGAGCGCGAACCGCCCGTCCCGATGGTGTACGAGTGGTTCACGTACAACGGCGAGGCGCTCTCCTCCTCGTCGGGCCACGTCATCACCGTCGACGACGTGCTGTCGATGCTCGAAGTGGAGGTGTTCCGGTACTTCTTCACGAAGGCACCCAAGCGCGCCCGCGACTTCGACGTCCACCGACTGGACCAGTTGGTCGACGAGTTCGACCGCTTCGAGCGGGTCTACTTCGGCGAGGAGTCCGGCTCCGAGCAGGAACGGGCGCTCGCCGAACGCGCCTACCCGATGTGCGTCGACGAGGTCCGCGAGGGGCAGGTCCGCGTCCCCTACACCTTCGCCGCCGTCCTCGGGATGACCGACGACGCCGACTTGCGGACGACGATGGCGACCCGGAGCGGCCACCTCCCCGAAGACGCACCGGACTGGGCCGTCGCGGACGCCCTCGCGCGCGTGGAGAAAGCCCGAACGTGGGCGGTCCGGACCGACAACGAGTACAACTACCGCCTCGCGGAGGACCTGCCCGAGGTGGACGTGACCGACGAGGAGACCGCCGCGCTGGACGCCCTCGCAGACTTCGTCGAGTCCGAGTCGCCCGACGCCGACGCCCTCCAGGAGGAGATATACGAGGTGGCCCGCGCCAACGGCGTCGAGGTGGGCGACTTCTTCACCCTCGGCTACCGCCTGTTCCTCGACGAGGAGCAGGGCCCGCGCCTCGGCCCGTTTCTCGCCGCGCTGGACCGCACCTTCGTCCTCCGGCGACTCAGGCGCGAGGGATAA
- the pyrH gene encoding UMP kinase gives MRAVVSVGGSVLVPDLDSGRVTAYADVFESLLDEGYELGLVVGGGRVARQYIGAARNIGANEMALDQIGIGVTRLNARLLIAALGERAAPRPPESYETAATALHRGDVPVMGGLVPAQTTDAVAAGLAETVDADLLVYATSVAGVYSADPDEDPDATRYDEISTNELVDVIGGIEMSAGSNAPVDLLAAKIIQRSDTRTLVLDGSDPDRIRRAIIDGDHDGTEVVP, from the coding sequence ATGAGAGCAGTCGTCTCCGTCGGCGGAAGCGTCCTCGTGCCGGACCTCGACAGCGGGCGGGTCACGGCGTACGCGGACGTCTTCGAATCGCTCCTCGACGAGGGGTACGAACTGGGGCTGGTCGTCGGCGGGGGCCGCGTCGCCCGCCAGTACATCGGTGCCGCCCGCAACATCGGTGCCAACGAGATGGCCCTCGACCAGATCGGTATCGGCGTCACCCGTCTGAACGCCCGCCTGCTCATCGCCGCACTCGGCGAGCGAGCCGCGCCCAGACCTCCCGAGTCCTACGAGACGGCGGCGACGGCGCTCCACCGCGGTGACGTGCCCGTCATGGGCGGGCTCGTCCCCGCCCAGACGACCGACGCGGTGGCCGCCGGCCTCGCCGAGACGGTCGACGCCGACCTCCTCGTCTACGCGACGAGCGTCGCCGGCGTCTACAGCGCCGACCCCGACGAGGACCCCGACGCGACCCGCTACGACGAGATCTCCACGAACGAACTCGTCGACGTCATCGGCGGCATCGAGATGAGCGCCGGGAGCAACGCGCCCGTCGATCTCCTCGCCGCGAAGATCATCCAGCGCTCGGACACCCGCACGCTCGTCCTCGACGGGAGCGACCCCGACCGCATCCGCCGGGCCATCATCGACGGCGACCACGACGGCACGGAGGTCGTCCCGTGA